The Globicephala melas chromosome 13, mGloMel1.2, whole genome shotgun sequence genome includes a region encoding these proteins:
- the LOC115855533 gene encoding small ribosomal subunit protein uS2B-like, giving the protein MSGALDVQQMKEEDILKFLASGTHLGGTSLDFQMEQYIYKGKVSGIYIINLKRTWEKLLLAARAIVAIENPADVSVISSRNTGQRAGLNFAAVTGATPISGRFTPGTFTNQIQAAFWEPRLPVVTDPRADHLPLTEASYMNLPTIGLCNRFSSALCGHCHPVQ; this is encoded by the coding sequence ATGTCCGGAGCCCTTGATGTCCAGCAAATGAAGGAGGAGGATATCCTCAAATTCCTTGCATCAGGAACCCACTTAGGTGGCACCAGCCTTGACTTCCAAATGGAACAGTACATCTACAAAGGAAAAGTGAGTGGCATCTACATCATAAATCTGAAGAGAACCTGGGAGAAGCTTCTGTTGGCAGCTCGTGCCATTGTTGCCATTGAAAACCCAGCTGATGTCAGTGTCATATCCTCCAGGAATACTGGCCAGCGAGCTGGGCTGAATTTTGCTGCTGTCACTGGAGCCACTCCTATATCTGGCCGCTTCACTCCTGGAACCTTCACTAACCAGATCCAGGCAGCCTTCTGGGAGCCAAGACTTCCGGTGGTTACTGATCCCAGGGCTGACCACCTGCCTCTCACAGAGGCCTCTTACATGAACCTGCCTACCATTGGTCTGTGTAACAGATTCTCCTCTGCACTGTGTGGACATTGTCATCCCGTGCAATAA